The Arachis ipaensis cultivar K30076 chromosome B07, Araip1.1, whole genome shotgun sequence genomic interval CGAAACTTTAAGACCCTTTCGACGTCATCATTCACAGGCATTTCTGTGCTAATAAATTCGTTCTTTTCATTCTTTGTCCACCTTTTGTAGATCAACGAATCTGGAAACTCAAGTATGTTTTCAAACTTCATTGCATAGAAGACATGACTACAGGGAATACCACGTGATTCAAACATCTTGCACGAGCACGAGAACAGATTCTTACCTCTATCGACTTCCACCCGTCGATCTTTGGCCGAATCTCCGAGAGCAGTCACACTGAACTCAACCTTGTCCAAGGTTGTGCTTAGTACCTTGATATTCAAAGCCCCTGCCCTTTGAATCTCATTACGAATTTCCTTAAAAATGTTTCGAGTGAAATAACATGATGCAAATCTTTCATATACCTCCAATGAGGTAATCATCACTGGCTCTGAGAACTGAGACTTAAAGTCAGCGATTAATTCGTTGTTTCTATACTCCTTTAAGGCCCTATCCAGGTTATGCATGAAGTCAATGAGGGTGTTTTTGCGATTAACATAAAATCTGATGAGAGAATTTATACCTTCGCACTGTGATGTCGTCCTTATGTAACCGAAAAACTTATCCCGGAGGAAACAATGAGACCACATCGAACGAGTTTCGTACGTCTTTTCCATCCAGGTACTCCCAACAAGGTTGTGCTTATCCAAAATAGCTGCCCATCTTTGATCAAAGTCTCTGTGGTCGTTGTTGTCGTATATAAGACCCTTAAAATCGTGCAGGAAATTAGGATTCTTTATATTTTCACATGCATTTCTCTGCAGATGCCATCCGCATAACCGATGGGTCGCATCAGGAAGAACATTCTTGATTGCATCTCGCATGGCAAGGTCTCCGTCAGTTATTACTGCTTTAGGATTTTTCCCACCCATCGCTTCAACAAAGGTTTCCAACAACCACTTATACGTCTCTGTGGTTTCGTCGGATAGTAGGCCGGAGCCGAAGATAACAGTCTGCCCGTGATGATTGCATCCGGAGAAAATGACCAAAGGCTTGTTGTATTTATTCTTCTTGTAGGTTGAATCAAAGGCAACGATATCTCCAAAGCAGTGATAGTCGATAATTGACTGCCCATCTGCCCAAAAAATATGCTCGAGCCTTTCGTCACTAGTGAAAGTATACTTTCCAAAGAACGGCGGATCGTTGTTTAACTTGCCAATCAAATAGTTTATTGCCGCATTAGCATCCCCGTTTTTAACCTTTGACTGACGATAACGATCAATGTGGTTGTACAAATCTTTGCGTGTGAAGCCAGCATGACAATATCCACCCTTCTGGAACGCAATATACCCCATAATATGGCAGGTCTTGACaccaaaattatgaagattttccACTTGGACTTTATCAGTGACAGTGAGACGACGATTGGACAGAACCAGATGCGCAAATTGGGGTGGCGTCAGATCGTGGTTGTGAGATTCCACAAAAGATGATACCTTCCATCTACCGCAGCCGTAGTCAAGCTTTACCCTAAGCCGAGCTGGACACTTGGTTCGCGTTAGTGACCTTGCCTCCCTTGATCTATTATCCAGATCAAGATACCTCATATTCCTCCAGCCCTCTTTGTTGCAAACAAGTTGCCTACTAATGATTCTACCTTGATTATCCCTAACCACGTCGTCCTTCCTCATTACAAATCCATGCCAACAAGAATAAGCATTATAAAACTGGCAGGCCTCATCCTCTATCCTAAACTCCAGGTTCCAAATATCCTCCACCATTAAATCTGCTATTCTTTTTACACCACAAACTTCTTCACTCTTGCTAGTAGAATCCAGCGAATCCACATCGTCGTCTTCTGCATTCGGTTGATAATCGAAATCATCACCCAAATCATTATCAGAATCATTCTTCACATCATCCTCGTTTATGGACATAATTTAACCCTGCCATAATTTTACCCAAAAATGTCAATAAACAGAGCCAATGGCAGCAATGAAGGGAAGCTAAACTAAGCTGCATGTAAAATTAAATGAACTAAATCCAATTAAACTAACCCAATTCTTTACGACCCCAGAATTAGGTTTTAATTACAATTTCCCAAACCTAGCCACAGCATAGAATTGGACAATGTTACTTTATTTCCAAATTCCAGAATAGCAACCCAACACCCTAAACAGAGAACCGTTGAAAAGGTATAGActatcatcaaaattaaactaatctgGATTAACAAAAAAACTTAATCGGACATACCTTGATGACAACCAAAGGTTGAGCTTGAACGGATAAAAAATGCACTCCCGAAGGGAGGTGACCTTACCTAATCCAACGCACCTAATTCGAAGTCAGCCAAAAAATGGGGATGGTAAACCAGCTTCCACCAGCCACAGTTTCGTCACAAGCAAAAGTTCAGTAACAAATTTTGAATACTGGAGCCACATCAGTTTAGCATTCACCCTCTCCTCAGTTGACGTCGATGCCTAGCCGATGGAACCAAAGTACCAGTTCCGGCTCCTGTTACTCGAAGGAGATCATTCTTGCTAAATGGACGCTGGGTGGATTACTCTCTGGTGTAACACTGAACGAAAGAGAAAAAACCAAACAGGGTTGGGTAGTGGGTACTAGGATAAGAAATTTCAGTGCTGGAGGCTATGTGTTTTTCAAGTTCTGAAAGATGCATGTTTAATTTCAGGAAGAGATGGAGGGtactttttaaaatgaaaaataagttaaataatagAAATTATAATTGTAAATGTTCCCCAATACACTATACAGTATGTATATACTCTAATTAATGTAGTATCTATTATAGTATATGTTCATTAAAAGCTTTTGCTATAACcaatgaatgcattaatgagaGGTTGACAATTTTTTTGATCAATAATTGAGATGAAGACACATATGCAAGAGTAATTTACCCACAAGATTGCCATGGGTTTAGAAGAAATCACCTATAAATAATTATACAGAAAGATTGCGTACAAGTATTTTACGAGTGTATTAAAATCATAATTGAAAACTTTTTGATTGTCTAAACCAATAACTATATCATTAATTATTAACCTGAGAGTCCTgatttcttttatatattttttaaatcagTTTTTTAGTCTATTTAGTATTTTCAGTTTGACCATTATAAATTGATAGCCAAATTGTCTTTTCCAACAAAGACAATTTGTCCTTGACAACTTTTATCAAGAAAAAAATGAGAGTTTACTGAAATGTTAATCCCTGGTTCAAACTTAGACATTAATAACATAATTTGGAAGTTGTATAAAAAAAAGCGTTTAAGAATTTCTCTAAAGCCTCAACTTGATGTCATAGTCTATCAATATGTAACAATATGATTATGGATTTATGGTAGCCTGGTTCAATTTGGTTTTTGATGTATCaaaatatctaaatataaaattTCTTCTATACATATTGACCAAGGTAGGAATGAGGGAGTGAATTTGTTTGAACTTGATTTGTTAGCATTTAGCAAATTAATAGACAAAAGTTTATAATCTCGTAGGCTGATCTTTTATTCTTTTGGACCGTATAGAGGTAGTTAATATTTACGAATAGGATTCATAATATTTAAAAGGATCAAGTTGCACTAACTTATGACCTTTAGTGAATTgagcttttattttaaaatcaagtcaAATTGTTAATAAaccaaactccatttttgtgaGCATAACTTAAATTTGGCCAACCTTAACTTAGCTCACCTCCGTCTCTAATActcattatatatttttataaaatactaAATTATTAGTCATACACAGAATACAAATAATCATGTTAAAATCTGATCACATGATTATTCTTCAAGTGTTATTattactaaaaaaattgaaacccCTTAAACACTTCTCCAAATACGAAATTAGTGCATCATTGCTCAAGAACACATGATCAAAATAGCTTAAAGAGTGAGGGCCTTGAAGCTTTTTGATGTCCAAGCCAGTGTTGCATATGGACCCCAATGGCATCCAAGTAAAAGCTGCTCCTCCCATGAAGACCAACCACCTTGCCCTCTGTAGTGGTTGAGGTGAAGAATTTCCCTACTTCTTCACCATATGGACCATATTGCCCTCTGCTGGTAGTAAAAGTCAGTGATTTGATAATTATATGCTTCTCATCCTTAATGATTGATCCATAGTAGCCAGATATACAACTAAGGACTTCATGTGGATACTCCAGTTTTATCTACAATCACAATAAGAATAGATGAATGGTCAAGTTCATTTTGTACTGAAAGCATATTTCAGGATCAACTCCTCCTAAATTTTACACCATGTGCACTTTAGCCCCCTAAACTTTAAAAATGTGCAAGCCTGACTCTTAAGGGTGCGTTTGGTTTAAGTTTTCATTTTcagtgtttttagtttttagaattttgtgaACAAAGGTATTTGTAAACCTTTTCTGGGTATTTTTTGGTGGAACGCACATTTAGAGAAGTTCAGGGATTGATTTGTACATGGTGTAAAGTTAAGGAGGGTAAAGTGCAACTAACCCATAATTTAATATCAAATCTAATCTTCACAATTAAGAGGAGTGttctaaggaaaggaaaggaagtaGTGAAACATGCATGAAGAAAGTGGAAGCTACGAAACATACCCTGTGCATGGTGTCTCCTCCATTGCCACCATGCTTTACAGACCATACAGATTGCTTATTTCTGTCATATTCAATTTGAATAGAGCAAATGCCTTCTTTGTCTTTTGTCAGATAAATCTGCTTGATGGCCGAAAAGACGCCATCGTCCCAAGGTCGACCTCCATCTCCACCCCACGGGCCTGGTCCACACGGAGCTGGTTCTTTGATTACGCCACAAGAAACCTTGGAAAGAAGGGGCAAATTGAATGGAGTAAGCAATAAAAATAGATAACAAAATTCTTAAATGCATTGAATATCTTCAAAAAGGTGATTTATCAAAAAAGTATTGTGTAAATGAAAGAGGGATATATACCTCTTCTGCTGCTCCTGATTTAGCTAGCATCAATTTGGTAGCTGTGATCTCTCTGGGAGGTGTTGCCGCTGGCACGATAACTTTCCCTTCGGCTACATGAACACCAATAGCATCTAGGAATAGACCTTTTCTCCCATGAATGCCAAGCACTTTACCTTCTTTCTCCTTTGTGGTGAAATAAGTTCCTTGTTCATCCCCAAATGGACCATACTTCCTCTTACTTGTGTGGAAAGTAAGCGACTTTATAACAATAGGTCCCATGTACATCATAGGTCCATAGTAACCAGATATATGTGTCAGCACTTCATAAGGGAAATCAAATACTATCTGCAAAATGATGCACAAGAATCACTTAACAAATCAAATCTGATTTCCCTATATTACTAAATAACGCTTGATTTGCATGTAAACTTGACGTTCACCTTATCTGTTTTGAATCCTCCTGTCCCACCTTGTTTGTATCCCCAAATGGACTCTCCTTCATAATCATACAAAACTCTAATCCATACAATTCCAACGTTACGCGACAAGTTGATTTGCCTGATTCCAGTATAGCATCCGTCGTCGAAAAGAATTCCACCAGTGCCACCACATGCCTTGTATTTGACCACGCCTGCGACCTTTGGAAGCAACTTCTCCAATTGTGCTGTCTGAAACAAAGACATATTCTAACTTCTAAGGTTTAGTTGTGTGCAGAAGCCAAAACACCAAAGATAATATTGATTCATGGTCTCTCATACCTTTTCTTTGTGTTCTATATTGTTGGATTCTTTGATGTGCGAAATCTTCCCAGGAACATTATTAGTTTGAGACTCAGGCTCTTGTACCTTTTCCTTGTGTTCTGTATATTTAGATTCTTTGATGTGAGAAATCTTCCTTGGGACATTGTTCGGTTGAAGCATACCGAAATTGTCCTTCTGCCTTACAGCAAGAACAATATCATAGGTTTCACCCACACTTCCTTGTATCACAGAAAAACCACCAAAATTATTAGTACTAGCAATCTGGTTCTGTGGCTGAACAAGAAGTTTGGAAGGCTTTGGTTGCTTCAAGGGCTTCATATATACTCCAATGGCATCTAGGTACCAATCACACTTGCCATGGAACCCAACAATCTTGGTCCCACTCGCTGACACTGAAAAGTGTGTCCCTTGTTCAACACCAAATGGTCCATAAGTTTTCTTGTTACTCACGAAACTTAGTGACCGAACAAAGTTTGGCCCCCATTGGTTTAAGCTACCATAATATCCATGAACTGAAGTTAAGAACTCATC includes:
- the LOC107609136 gene encoding jacalin-related lectin 3, with amino-acid sequence MEVSLNFDDSVKKPASHGPWGGSGGSHWDDGVYSGVRQLVIAHGTGIDSIQIEYDKNGSSIWSQKHGGSGGHKTDRVKLDYPDEFLTSVHGYYGSLNQWGPNFVRSLSFVSNKKTYGPFGVEQGTHFSVSASGTKIVGFHGKCDWYLDAIGVYMKPLKQPKPSKLLVQPQNQIASTNNFGGFSVIQGSVGETYDIVLAVRQKDNFGMLQPNNVPRKISHIKESKYTEHKEKVQEPESQTNNVPGKISHIKESNNIEHKEKNMSLFQTAQLEKLLPKVAGVVKYKACGGTGGILFDDGCYTGIRQINLSRNVGIVWIRVLYDYEGESIWGYKQGGTGGFKTDKIVFDFPYEVLTHISGYYGPMMYMGPIVIKSLTFHTSKRKYGPFGDEQGTYFTTKEKEGKVLGIHGRKGLFLDAIGVHVAEGKVIVPAATPPREITATKLMLAKSGAAEEVSCGVIKEPAPCGPGPWGGDGGRPWDDGVFSAIKQIYLTKDKEGICSIQIEYDRNKQSVWSVKHGGNGGDTMHRIKLEYPHEVLSCISGYYGSIIKDEKHIIIKSLTFTTSRGQYGPYGEEVGKFFTSTTTEGKVVGLHGRSSFYLDAIGVHMQHWLGHQKASRPSLFKLF
- the LOC107606986 gene encoding protein FAR1-RELATED SEQUENCE 5-like; protein product: MSINEDDVKNDSDNDLGDDFDYQPNAEDDDVDSLDSTSKSEEVCGVKRIADLMVEDIWNLEFRIEDEACQFYNAYSCWHGFVMRKDDVVRDNQGRIISRQLVCNKEGWRNMRYLDLDNRSREARSLTRTKCPARLRVKLDYGCGRWKVSSFVESHNHDLTPPQFAHLVLSNRRLTVTDKVQVENLHNFGVKTCHIMGYIAFQKGGYCHAGFTRKDLYNHIDRYRQSKVKNGDANAAINYLIGKLNNDPPFFGKYTFTSDERLEHIFWADGQSIIDYHCFGDIVAFDSTYKKNKYNKPLVIFSGCNHHGQTVIFGSGLLSDETTETYKWLLETFVEAMGGKNPKAVITDGDLAMRDAIKNVLPDATHRLCGWHLQRNACENIKNPNFLHDFKGLIYDNNDHRDFDQRWAAILDKHNLVGSTWMEKTYETRSMWSHCFLRDKFFGYIRTTSQCEGINSLIRFYVNRKNTLIDFMHNLDRALKEYRNNELIADFKSQFSEPVMITSLEVYERFASCYFTRNIFKEIRNEIQRAGALNIKVLSTTLDKVEFSVTALGDSAKDRRVEVDRGKNLFSCSCKMFESRGIPCSHVFYAMKFENILEFPDSLIYKRWTKNEKNEFISTEMPVNDDVERVLKFRVGALASNCNKLCDIACKDLADFDEVQYELVNLILRLQSRKQVKESQQDKGHSFTNYECTVDDVMDEKCDTPHVQIDVRDPFPSSMPCGNKQGSYMALFTSMHRTL